TATGCGTGGTATCTGACGACCGCGATGGATGGCGTTCTGGGCCTGAACGAGGACAACCCCGATCCTGAGATCGCAACCGAGCAACTGTTCTGGCACCGCGCCGTCACCATCGTCTGGTTCCCGCTGCAATTCGCGGCGATCTTCGGCTCGATCTGGTATGTCCAGCATCTGGGCCATCTGTCGGGGTGGGAGAAGATCGGCCTGTTCTTCGGCATCGGCGTGCTGTCGGGCACCATCGGCATGGTCTATGCCCATGAATTGCTGCACCAGAAAACCGCGCTGGAACGCTGGATGGGCGATCTGCTGCTGGCCTCGGTCCTCTATTCCCATTTCCGCACCGAACATCTTCTGGTCCATCATTCATGGGTCGCCACCCCGCGCGACGCGGTCTCGGCGCGCTATAACGAGGGGTTCTACCGCTTCTTCTGGCGCGTCCTGCGCGACAGCCCGGCCAGCGCATGGCGGGCCGAGACGCGAATGCTGGCCCGCGCCAGGCGCAAGCCGTGGGACCGGCGCAACCCGTTCTGGCGATACGGCGCGCTGCAACTGGCGATGCTGGCCCTGGCATTGGCTCTGGGTGGCTGGCCGGGCTTGCTGCTGTTCCTCTGGCAGGCCTTCATCGCCATCTGGCAGCTGGAGCTGACCAATTACGTCGAACACTACGGCCTGTCGCGCAAGCATCTGGGCGAGGGTCGCTATGAACATATCATGCCGCGCCACAGCTGGAACGCCAGCCACACGGTGTCCAACTGGCTGCTGATCAACCTTCAGCGCCATTCGGATCACCATTACAAGCCCGACCGCCGCTTTCCCCTGTTGCAGACCTATGGCACGGACGAGGCCCCGCAACTGCCCTATGGCTATCCGGCGATGACCTTCGTGGCGATGGTCCCTCCCTGGTGGCGCCGCCGCATGAACCCGCGCGTCCGGGCGTGGCGGCGGCAGTTCTATCCCGAGGTCGAGGATTGGAAGCCCTATAACCGCGGCGAATTGCCGATGCCGCGAAACGCGGTTTAGCCGACATTTTATCCGTTATGCGGACAAAGCGGTCGGTCAGACAGCGATCAAATAGGCCATCAGTAGAAACACGGCCGCGACAAGAATACTTCGGAGGTGGGTTTTGGAGTCGCCAGCGTTTCCGAAGGAATCCCAATGGTATCTGACTGCGTTCTTGCACACCCGCATAATACGCAGCGTGACTGCGCGCACTACATTACCGCTTTCTTCAGGCTCCGACATATCCGGGCGATAGCAAGGCTATAACCGTCCGACTCGGCACAAACCAACACAACCCCGTATTCCCCGAAAAAGCCCCGCCATCATGTGACGGCGGGGCAAGGTGGTCCCTCCCGCGCAAGGCGGGGGAACGTGGCGAACTGTGAAAACGGATCAGTTGGGGCGTGGGTCTTCCATCTCGGCGCGGATCTGCTGGCGCAGAGCGTCGATGGGCATGGTCTTGCCCTCGCGCCGGAAGTGCCAATAGGTCCAGCCGTTGCAGGACGGTGCGCCTTCCAGCGCCGCGCCGACCTGATGGATCGAGCCCTTCACGTCATTGCCGACAAGACTGCCATCGGCGCGGACCTTGGCGGTAAAGCGGTTGCCGATGGAATAGAGTTCCTCTCCCGGGCGCAGCATGCCGCGTTCGACCACCTGACCGAAGGGCACGCGCGGTTCGGCGCGTTTGGCGCGGGTGGTGGCGATGGCCTCGGCATCAAAGCGGCGCACGCGCGACAGGCGGCGGGCGGCGACCTCGCGATAGGCCGCCTCGCGCTCGATGCCGATGAAGTCGCGGCCCAGCATCTTGGCGACCGCGCCGGTGGTACCGGTGCCGAAGAACGGGTCCAGCACCACATCGCCGGGATTGGTCGTGCCGATCAGCACCCGGTGCAGCAGTGATTCAGGTTTTTGCGTCGGATGGGCCT
The Paracoccus alcaliphilus DNA segment above includes these coding regions:
- a CDS encoding alkane 1-monooxygenase gives rise to the protein MSTTRPSNLPAAAPFWMSVVMLPLVALAAMRGGWWWTLLPVYAWYLTTAMDGVLGLNEDNPDPEIATEQLFWHRAVTIVWFPLQFAAIFGSIWYVQHLGHLSGWEKIGLFFGIGVLSGTIGMVYAHELLHQKTALERWMGDLLLASVLYSHFRTEHLLVHHSWVATPRDAVSARYNEGFYRFFWRVLRDSPASAWRAETRMLARARRKPWDRRNPFWRYGALQLAMLALALALGGWPGLLLFLWQAFIAIWQLELTNYVEHYGLSRKHLGEGRYEHIMPRHSWNASHTVSNWLLINLQRHSDHHYKPDRRFPLLQTYGTDEAPQLPYGYPAMTFVAMVPPWWRRRMNPRVRAWRRQFYPEVEDWKPYNRGELPMPRNAV